From a single Streptomyces misionensis genomic region:
- a CDS encoding asparagine synthase-related protein, with protein MRWLVGWSSTAAGTAAPGSAGALDLDGETLHPVGSQLLWGDPDPLWAVGDWRPDEVRVIKADEQNRIAVLGICGASDEELRRGLFTARGGALRHLTAWPGSYTAVVQVGRRVTVCGDLAGARPVFHTPWAGGTAYATAALPLADLVEANLDFGHLAALLAAPDVPAALRDTTPYEGVRRVPPGHALVLRAGAREIAGYDPVSSLAVSAPPADPDHAVDAVRDALVEAVRTRLSAPRHVPDLDPGPVPGMGPAERRARRGMPVPGIGADLSGGPASATLALLAAGLPGRPGTLLGHGAGERLLAVTFNDLAVGGREAELQRAGALAENPRLHHVVVTGGEELLPYADLDGPLTDEPGPSLVTAARHRARLAAGSADHFTGHGARQVLDAHPARLADLLMDRRRRHLVRPVAALARADGSVLVPARVYGAARRLARTPYRAGVEALAERLMRRRFEEPKGAVGASLAALTWAPPGAAARWLTGEALAEVSVLLGVEADRTGTGVQRPGDHRARAALARYAADLRVLEQAAEIRSQRLHAPFLDNQVVRACRALPEALRVRPGARAAILRTVLSGAGVTDLPPGWGVPSHASSAAAARAGLRVSADALQDLFSRPLLADAGLVEARVIRKALRAAAGGSAVPLDGLADLVSLELWLHRLLARRGTCWTGTPARSRAVPAGITPRRGALASGA; from the coding sequence ATGCGGTGGTTGGTGGGGTGGAGCAGCACCGCCGCGGGCACGGCCGCGCCCGGCTCGGCCGGCGCCCTCGACCTCGACGGCGAGACCCTGCACCCGGTCGGCTCCCAGCTGTTGTGGGGCGACCCCGACCCGCTGTGGGCCGTCGGCGACTGGCGCCCGGACGAGGTGCGGGTGATCAAGGCCGACGAGCAGAACCGGATCGCGGTCCTCGGCATCTGCGGCGCCTCCGACGAGGAGCTGCGGCGCGGCCTGTTCACCGCGCGCGGCGGCGCCCTGCGCCATCTGACCGCCTGGCCCGGCAGCTACACGGCCGTCGTCCAGGTCGGCCGCCGCGTCACCGTCTGCGGCGACCTCGCGGGCGCCCGCCCGGTCTTCCACACCCCGTGGGCGGGCGGCACCGCCTACGCCACCGCCGCGCTGCCGCTCGCCGACCTCGTCGAGGCCAACCTCGACTTCGGTCACCTGGCCGCCCTGCTCGCCGCCCCGGACGTACCGGCCGCGCTGCGCGACACCACCCCGTACGAGGGGGTGCGGCGCGTTCCGCCGGGGCACGCGCTGGTCCTGCGCGCCGGGGCGCGGGAGATCGCCGGGTACGACCCGGTCTCCTCGCTCGCCGTGTCCGCGCCCCCGGCCGACCCCGACCACGCCGTGGACGCCGTGCGCGACGCCCTCGTGGAGGCGGTGCGCACCCGGCTGTCCGCGCCCCGGCACGTGCCCGACCTCGATCCCGGCCCGGTGCCCGGGATGGGACCCGCGGAGCGGCGCGCCCGGCGCGGCATGCCGGTGCCCGGCATCGGCGCCGACCTCTCCGGCGGGCCGGCCTCCGCCACCCTCGCGCTGCTCGCCGCCGGGCTGCCCGGCCGGCCCGGCACCCTGCTCGGCCACGGCGCCGGCGAACGCCTCCTCGCCGTCACCTTCAACGACCTCGCCGTCGGCGGCCGGGAGGCCGAACTCCAGCGCGCCGGCGCCCTCGCCGAGAACCCCCGGCTGCACCACGTGGTGGTGACCGGCGGCGAGGAGCTCCTGCCCTACGCCGACCTCGACGGCCCCCTCACCGACGAGCCCGGACCCTCGCTGGTCACGGCCGCCCGGCACCGGGCCCGGCTGGCCGCGGGCAGCGCCGACCACTTCACCGGACACGGCGCCCGCCAGGTCCTCGACGCCCATCCCGCCCGCCTCGCCGACCTGCTGATGGACCGCCGGCGCCGCCATCTGGTCCGGCCGGTCGCCGCGCTCGCCCGGGCCGACGGCTCGGTGCTGGTCCCCGCGCGGGTGTACGGCGCGGCCCGGCGGCTCGCCCGCACGCCGTACCGGGCCGGGGTCGAGGCGCTGGCCGAGCGGCTGATGCGGCGCCGGTTCGAGGAGCCCAAGGGGGCGGTCGGAGCGTCCCTCGCGGCGCTGACCTGGGCCCCGCCCGGGGCGGCCGCCCGGTGGCTGACGGGGGAGGCGCTGGCCGAAGTATCGGTTCTGCTGGGGGTCGAGGCGGACCGGACCGGCACGGGCGTCCAGCGCCCCGGCGACCACCGGGCGCGGGCCGCGCTCGCCCGGTACGCCGCGGACCTCCGCGTCCTCGAACAGGCCGCGGAGATCCGGTCGCAGCGGCTGCACGCGCCCTTCCTGGACAACCAGGTCGTCCGCGCCTGCCGCGCGCTGCCCGAGGCGCTGCGGGTGCGGCCGGGGGCGCGGGCCGCGATCCTGCGCACCGTCCTGTCCGGCGCCGGTGTCACCGACCTCCCGCCCGGCTGGGGCGTACCGTCCCACGCCTCCTCGGCGGCCGCGGCCCGAGCGGGCCTGCGGGTGTCCGCCGACGCGTTGCAGGACCTCTTCTCCCGCCCGCTGCTGGCGGACGCGGGACTGGTGGAGGCCCGGGTGATCCGCAAGGCGCTGCGCGCGGCGGCGGGCGGCTCCGCCGTACCGCTGGACGGCCTCGCCGACCTGGTCTCCCTCGAACTGTGGCTGCATCGCCTGCTGGCCCGCCGGGGGACGTGCTGGACCGGAACGCCCGCGCGCTCGCGGGCGGTGCCGGCGGGGATCACCCCGCGCCGGGGGGCGCTGGCGTCCGGCGCGTGA
- a CDS encoding ATP-binding protein has product MRYRILGITQAADGHGDPLPLTAPRLRTLLAALALRPGRTTTPHTLVEEIWADAPPQDAPAALQALVGRLRRTLGKDAVTSTPGGYRLEATEDDVDLHVFERLTRTGTRALGAGDPETAHRALTTALALWHGPALADLPDRTAAARPEALRLEATRARAAAALALGRAREVVPELRELTAAHPYDEPLHALLIRALRDCGRPADALAAYESARRTLADTLGTDPGEELRALHASLLAPQRPAPPPDRRGNLRPRLTSFVGREPELAAVRADVRASRLVTLTGPGGSGKTRLAEEAAAAFAPAWLVELAPLDHPEAVAGAVVNALGLRETVLLNTELTAQHDDPTALLIEYCAPRTQLLVLDNCEHVIDAAAALAETLLTHCPGLTVLATSREPLGVPGESVRPVEPLAPEQAHRLFTERAKAVRPDGVLGDTAAVAEICRRLDGLPLAIELAAARLRMLTPRQIADRLDDRFRLLTSGSRTVLPRQQTLRAVVDWSWDLLDERERTVLREVSVFVGGWDLAAAEAVCSGPVADLIGALVDKSLVVATPDATDAPGGMRYRMLETIHEYATERAADTPGLRAAAERRHRAWVRSLVERAEPLLRSAEQLPWIARLETDLDNIRAALDRAVRDGEEAEAGAIVLAMGWFWWLRNHRREAVTRTRQVLRLGIALDALAAGATPEGGLPALMESADIVGALLAAPDGERGHPLRELRMDLRMSDLFLTTEGRIERLTDDDERGPRYIARVRAAYARGGPHAARLPGITWPLTAYYLGGPGDAGRDLTPAVANCRKYGGDWETGVTLMFRTHALVDSPGNLHGVDEDLAELRTLSRRVGDRWMRAQVCSAAGETAMARGRYAEARDEYAQALRLAYEVGAYAESPFLLARLGEIAYRAGDRDGALATLAEADTAADRYAVTEARAFALMMRACIALYDGRTAEARELYDATFEATRGEAAPPQFAAALGTVEALLAAAESGPEHGLPVVAEALEAAVAMRCAEWITGGLVDTAAGLLARLGDLPGAVRLYEAADRWCDGRPRSEPERTEAARVLAGARAALPAERYAAERARGAGYGVAEVLADIRRVRTAATRR; this is encoded by the coding sequence GTGCGGTACAGAATCCTCGGCATCACCCAAGCGGCGGACGGTCACGGCGACCCCCTCCCGCTCACCGCTCCCCGCCTGCGCACCCTCCTCGCCGCCCTCGCCCTGCGCCCCGGCCGCACCACCACCCCGCACACCCTCGTCGAGGAGATCTGGGCCGACGCCCCGCCCCAGGACGCGCCCGCCGCCCTCCAGGCCCTCGTCGGCCGGCTCCGCCGCACCCTGGGCAAGGACGCCGTCACCTCCACCCCCGGCGGATACCGCCTCGAAGCCACCGAGGACGACGTCGACCTGCACGTCTTCGAACGTCTCACCCGCACCGGCACCAGGGCCCTCGGCGCCGGCGACCCGGAGACCGCGCACCGCGCCCTCACCACCGCGCTCGCCCTCTGGCACGGCCCCGCCCTCGCCGACCTCCCCGACCGCACCGCCGCCGCCCGCCCCGAGGCGCTGCGCCTGGAGGCCACCCGCGCCCGTGCCGCCGCCGCCCTCGCCCTGGGCCGCGCCCGGGAGGTCGTACCGGAGCTGCGCGAGCTGACCGCGGCCCACCCCTACGACGAGCCGCTGCACGCCCTCCTCATCCGCGCCCTGCGCGACTGCGGCCGCCCCGCCGACGCCCTCGCCGCCTACGAGTCGGCGCGCCGCACCCTCGCCGACACCCTCGGCACCGACCCGGGCGAGGAACTGCGCGCCCTGCACGCCTCACTGCTCGCGCCGCAGCGCCCCGCCCCGCCCCCCGACCGGCGCGGCAACCTCCGGCCCCGCCTGACCTCCTTCGTCGGCCGGGAACCGGAACTCGCCGCGGTCCGCGCCGATGTGCGGGCATCCCGCCTGGTCACCCTCACCGGACCCGGCGGCTCGGGAAAGACCCGGCTCGCCGAGGAGGCCGCCGCCGCGTTCGCCCCCGCCTGGCTGGTCGAACTGGCCCCGCTGGACCATCCGGAGGCGGTGGCCGGCGCCGTGGTCAACGCGCTGGGGCTGCGCGAGACCGTGCTGCTGAACACCGAGCTGACCGCGCAGCACGACGACCCGACCGCCCTGCTGATCGAGTACTGCGCCCCGCGCACCCAGCTCCTCGTCCTCGACAACTGCGAGCACGTCATCGACGCGGCCGCCGCCCTCGCCGAGACCCTCCTCACCCACTGCCCGGGGCTGACCGTCCTCGCCACCAGCCGCGAACCCCTGGGCGTGCCCGGCGAGTCGGTGCGCCCGGTCGAACCCCTGGCCCCCGAACAGGCGCACCGCCTCTTCACCGAGCGCGCCAAGGCCGTCCGCCCCGACGGCGTGCTCGGCGACACCGCCGCCGTCGCGGAGATCTGCCGCCGTCTGGACGGGCTGCCGCTCGCCATCGAACTGGCCGCGGCCCGGCTCCGGATGCTGACCCCGCGCCAGATCGCCGACCGGCTCGATGACCGGTTCCGGCTGCTCACCTCCGGCAGCCGCACCGTGCTGCCCCGCCAGCAGACCCTGCGCGCGGTGGTCGACTGGTCCTGGGACCTGCTGGACGAGCGCGAGCGCACGGTGCTGCGCGAGGTGTCGGTCTTCGTCGGCGGCTGGGACCTCGCGGCGGCCGAGGCCGTGTGCTCGGGCCCGGTGGCCGATCTGATCGGGGCGCTGGTCGACAAGTCCCTCGTCGTCGCCACACCGGACGCCACCGACGCGCCCGGCGGCATGCGCTACCGCATGCTGGAGACCATCCACGAGTACGCCACCGAGCGCGCGGCCGACACCCCCGGACTGCGCGCCGCCGCCGAGCGCCGCCACCGCGCCTGGGTGCGGTCGCTGGTGGAGCGGGCCGAGCCGCTGCTGCGTTCGGCGGAACAACTCCCGTGGATCGCCCGTCTGGAGACCGACCTGGACAACATCCGGGCGGCCCTGGACCGCGCGGTGCGCGACGGCGAGGAGGCCGAGGCGGGCGCGATCGTCCTGGCCATGGGCTGGTTCTGGTGGCTGCGCAACCACCGCCGGGAGGCCGTCACCCGGACGCGCCAGGTGCTCCGCCTGGGCATCGCCCTCGACGCCCTCGCCGCTGGAGCCACCCCCGAGGGCGGCCTGCCGGCCCTGATGGAGTCGGCCGACATCGTCGGCGCCCTGCTCGCCGCGCCCGACGGCGAGCGGGGGCACCCGCTGCGCGAACTCCGCATGGACCTGCGGATGTCCGACCTGTTCCTGACCACGGAGGGCAGGATCGAGCGGCTGACCGACGACGACGAGCGGGGTCCGCGCTACATCGCCCGGGTCCGGGCGGCCTACGCGCGCGGCGGCCCGCACGCCGCCCGCCTCCCCGGCATCACCTGGCCGCTGACCGCCTACTACCTGGGCGGCCCGGGGGACGCCGGCCGCGACCTCACCCCGGCGGTCGCCAACTGCCGGAAGTACGGCGGCGACTGGGAGACCGGCGTCACGCTGATGTTCCGCACCCACGCGCTCGTCGACTCCCCGGGCAATCTGCACGGCGTGGACGAGGACCTGGCCGAGCTGCGGACGCTCAGCCGCCGCGTCGGGGACCGCTGGATGCGGGCGCAGGTGTGCAGCGCGGCCGGTGAGACGGCCATGGCGCGCGGCCGTTACGCCGAGGCGCGCGACGAGTACGCGCAGGCGCTGCGCCTCGCCTACGAGGTCGGCGCCTACGCGGAGTCGCCGTTCCTGCTGGCGCGGCTCGGGGAGATCGCCTACCGTGCCGGCGACCGCGACGGCGCGCTCGCCACCCTCGCGGAGGCGGACACGGCCGCGGACCGCTACGCGGTGACGGAGGCCCGCGCCTTCGCCCTGATGATGCGCGCCTGCATCGCCCTGTACGACGGGCGGACCGCCGAGGCCCGCGAGCTGTACGACGCGACGTTCGAGGCGACCCGGGGCGAGGCCGCGCCCCCGCAGTTCGCGGCCGCCCTGGGAACCGTGGAGGCGCTGCTCGCGGCCGCGGAGTCGGGCCCGGAGCACGGGCTGCCGGTCGTGGCCGAGGCGCTGGAGGCGGCCGTGGCCATGCGGTGCGCCGAGTGGATCACCGGGGGACTGGTGGACACCGCGGCCGGACTGCTGGCCCGGCTCGGGGATCTGCCGGGCGCGGTCCGGCTGTACGAGGCCGCGGACCGCTGGTGCGACGGCCGCCCGCGCAGCGAGCCCGAGCGCACCGAGGCCGCCCGGGTGCTGGCCGGTGCCCGCGCCGCCCTGCCCGCCGAGCGGTACGCGGCCGAGCGGGCCCGGGGCGCCGGCTACGGGGTGGCGGAGGTCCTGGCCGACATCCGGCGGGTGCGCACGGCGGCTACGCGCAGGTGA